From Pseudomonas sp. G2-4:
CGGCGATGTTCTATGACTTTCTTCTGTGCACGGCACTGCTGATCGTCACCAGCGGTGCCTACAAGATGATCCAGCTGGCGATCATCGGCGAAGAAAAAATGCGCGCACTCACCGAAGCCGGCGCCCTGGACGGCGATCCATTGCTGTCCACCGTGTTGCTGTTCGTCCTGTTCGGCTTCTTCGCCAAATTCTGGACCCACAACGGCCAGACCCTGGGCATGCAGGTGTGGTGCATCCGCGTACAGAACGCCGACGGCACAGCCATCAGCCTGTGGCAGGCGCTGCTGCGCTTTGTGGTATCGATTGCGTCATTGCTGCTGGTGGGGCTGGGCTTTATCTGGGCGCTGTTCGACAAGCGCAAGCGCACCTGGCATGACATCTACTCGGATACGCAGTTGGTGCGGATTCCCAAGAAGGCCAAGTAAAGCCGACTGCAAAATAGCTCTTGTGGCGAGGGAGATCCCGCCGCGTCGGCTGCGCAGCAGTCGTGGATGGCTTGTGTGGCTTATGAAGGTATCGGCGCTGGCAAGAGGGGCTGCTTCGCAGCCCAGCGGGAGCAAGCTCCCTCGCCACAGAAAGCCCCACAAGTCTCAAGACCTCAACAATCAAGCATTCCCCGCCAACTTCATCCGCGCCGCCTGGGTGAAGTCCAGCATGCGTTTGAGCGGGCGAATGGCCTGGGGGATCAACGCCGGGTCGACGAATATCTCGTTGGTGCCTTCCTGCAGGCTCTTGAGCGTACGCTCCAGGGTGTTCATCGCCATCCATGGGCAGTGTGCGCAACTGCGGCACGCCGCGCCGTTACCAGCGGTAGGGGCTTCGATGAAGACCTTGTCCGGGCACAGCTGCTGCATCTTGTAGAAAATGCCGCGGTCGGTGGCGACGATCAGGGTCTTGTTCGGCAGGCTTTGGGCCGCGGCGATCAACTGGCTGGTGGAGCCCACGGCGTCCGCCAGTTCGATGACCGAAGTCGGCGACTCCGGATGCACCAGGATTGCGGCGTCCGGGTACAGCGCCTTCATGTCCTCCAACTGCTTGGACTTGAACTCTTCGTGGACGATACAGGCACCGTCCCAGAGCAGCATGTCGGCGCCGGTCTTGCGCTGGATATAGGTCCCCAGGTGCTTGTCCGGGCCCCAGATGATGGTCTCGCCGTTGTCCATCAGGCTCTCGACGATCTCCAGCGCACAGCTGGACGTCACCACCCAGTCAGCCCGGGCTTTGACCGCCGCCGAGGTGTTGGCGTACACCA
This genomic window contains:
- the nadA gene encoding quinolinate synthase NadA, whose translation is MTQISERLLVQAHLDAKQPKPLTAEQEAWYRAAIAAELKAQDAVLVAHFYCDPIIQALAEETGGCVSDSLEMARFGNAHPAKTVVVAGVKFMGETAKILNPEKRVLMPTLEATCSLDLGCPVDEFSAFCDQHPERTVVVYANTSAAVKARADWVVTSSCALEIVESLMDNGETIIWGPDKHLGTYIQRKTGADMLLWDGACIVHEEFKSKQLEDMKALYPDAAILVHPESPTSVIELADAVGSTSQLIAAAQSLPNKTLIVATDRGIFYKMQQLCPDKVFIEAPTAGNGAACRSCAHCPWMAMNTLERTLKSLQEGTNEIFVDPALIPQAIRPLKRMLDFTQAARMKLAGNA
- a CDS encoding RDD family protein is translated as MPKHLLTPQGDFPPVGLGRRLAAMFYDFLLCTALLIVTSGAYKMIQLAIIGEEKMRALTEAGALDGDPLLSTVLLFVLFGFFAKFWTHNGQTLGMQVWCIRVQNADGTAISLWQALLRFVVSIASLLLVGLGFIWALFDKRKRTWHDIYSDTQLVRIPKKAK